One segment of Nitrososphaerota archaeon DNA contains the following:
- a CDS encoding cytidine/deoxycytidylate deaminase family protein, with the protein MSLERPSIDEYFMEMAKLVSKRSTCLRRKVGAVLVKDKRVLATGYNGAPKGLPHCSEVGCMREKLDIPAGERQELCRGLHAEQNCIIQAAVFGVSTKGATLYTTHFPCSICAKMIINAEISEIVYEEDYDDELAKKLLKEANIKIRKYKTKDNF; encoded by the coding sequence ATGAGTTTAGAAAGGCCTTCGATTGATGAATATTTTATGGAAATGGCTAAATTAGTTTCTAAAAGGTCTACATGTCTTAGAAGGAAAGTTGGAGCAGTATTAGTTAAAGATAAAAGAGTTTTAGCTACAGGTTATAATGGTGCTCCAAAAGGCTTGCCACATTGTAGTGAAGTAGGATGTATGAGGGAAAAATTGGATATTCCTGCTGGAGAAAGACAAGAATTATGTCGTGGATTGCATGCTGAGCAAAATTGTATAATTCAAGCTGCAGTATTCGGAGTTAGTACTAAAGGAGCAACTCTTTATACTACGCATTTTCCTTGTAGCATTTGTGCTAAAATGATAATAAATGCTGAAATTTCTGAAATAGTTTATGAAGAAGATTATGATGATGAATTAGCAAAAAAACTTTTAAAAGAAGCAAATATAAAAATTAGAAAATATAAAACAAAAGATAATTTTTAA
- a CDS encoding valine--tRNA ligase, with the protein MEEFKPKLDKRWNISKELELIELWEKEGIYKFDENKNAPVFSIDTPPPYASGPWHIGGVVHYSQIDMIARYKRMKGYNVLFPMGIDRNGLPIEVEAEKKFGISMENTPREEFIKKCSILLDENTKSLIETARRVGMSCNSFSRQDNLYYTDSPEYRAITQKTLIECWKKGLIYLGKRVSNWCSDCKTTIADAEVEYEERETILVYIKFKIKQTNSDLIIATTRPELLASCKAIIVHPEDERYKNLHGLIAIVPIFNEEVPIIPHPAANIEFGTGAMMVCSFGDLSDIRLFRELKLKPKIIINPDGTLNENAGKFSGLKIEEARNAIIKELKEKGLILKEEKMIHSIPVCWRSHTPIEFIEMEEYYLKQLDFLNDLRKIIDEIKFYPPENKQILINWINSIQSDWPISRRRFYGTELPIWYCKNCGKAILPEPGKYYQPWKEDPPFDKCPYCNSNKGFIGETRTVDTWIDSSISSLYILKYGKDDEFFKNNHPCSLRPQGKEIVRTWLWYSLLRVYQLTNKPAFKEIWISGLMMDEKGEKMSKSKGNIIDPNPLFKKYGASAIRLWGAGEASLGSDLRFSEERIKAASKFIQKIWNIARFISQFPIPEKEYKINSTDKWILAELSNFIRKISDAYEKYDFQPVVYEARSFIWHIFADHYLEIVKKRAYNRNKEFPLEFQKGSWYTMHTILKNILLTLAPIEPFSTDAIWRVLYSKSESIHINKFPEIDPSWESDLLKLTQLIINFNSTIWKYKKEINVPLPTPIEEIYISESLEKILPKDLFEEIIKTHNIKKISFGIPKEIEKYASYQFKSSINGKEMIFELFFIK; encoded by the coding sequence ATGGAAGAATTTAAGCCAAAGCTTGATAAAAGATGGAATATTTCAAAAGAATTAGAATTAATAGAATTATGGGAAAAAGAAGGGATTTATAAATTTGATGAGAATAAAAATGCTCCGGTTTTTTCTATTGACACACCACCCCCGTATGCCTCAGGCCCTTGGCATATTGGTGGTGTGGTACACTACTCTCAAATAGATATGATAGCACGATATAAAAGAATGAAAGGGTATAATGTTTTATTTCCTATGGGAATAGATAGGAATGGTTTGCCAATTGAAGTTGAAGCAGAGAAAAAATTTGGTATAAGTATGGAAAATACTCCAAGAGAAGAATTTATTAAAAAATGTTCAATTTTACTTGATGAAAATACAAAATCTCTTATTGAAACTGCAAGAAGAGTTGGAATGAGTTGTAATAGTTTTTCAAGACAAGATAATTTGTACTATACAGATAGTCCAGAGTATAGAGCAATTACTCAAAAAACTCTTATAGAATGCTGGAAAAAAGGTTTAATTTATCTTGGAAAAAGAGTTTCAAATTGGTGCTCAGATTGCAAAACAACTATTGCAGATGCAGAAGTAGAATATGAAGAAAGAGAAACAATTTTAGTTTATATAAAATTTAAAATAAAACAAACAAATTCAGATTTAATAATTGCTACTACTAGACCAGAATTGCTCGCTTCTTGTAAAGCAATAATTGTTCATCCAGAAGATGAAAGATATAAAAATTTACATGGATTAATAGCTATCGTTCCTATATTTAATGAAGAAGTTCCAATCATTCCTCATCCAGCTGCTAATATTGAATTTGGAACAGGAGCAATGATGGTTTGTTCATTTGGAGATTTATCAGATATTAGATTATTTAGAGAATTAAAACTTAAACCAAAAATAATAATTAATCCAGATGGCACATTGAATGAGAATGCAGGAAAATTTTCTGGATTAAAAATAGAAGAAGCAAGAAATGCAATTATTAAAGAACTTAAAGAGAAAGGATTAATTTTAAAAGAAGAAAAAATGATACATTCCATTCCTGTTTGTTGGAGATCCCATACTCCAATAGAATTTATTGAAATGGAAGAATATTATTTAAAACAATTAGATTTCTTAAATGATTTAAGAAAAATAATAGATGAAATAAAATTTTATCCTCCTGAAAATAAGCAAATTTTAATAAATTGGATAAATTCTATTCAAAGTGATTGGCCAATTAGTAGAAGAAGATTTTATGGTACTGAATTGCCAATATGGTATTGTAAAAATTGTGGAAAAGCAATTTTACCAGAACCTGGTAAATATTATCAACCATGGAAAGAAGATCCGCCTTTTGATAAATGTCCTTATTGTAATTCAAATAAAGGATTTATTGGAGAAACTAGAACTGTTGATACATGGATAGATAGCTCGATTTCTTCACTTTATATTTTAAAATATGGTAAAGATGATGAATTTTTCAAAAATAATCATCCATGTAGCTTAAGACCTCAAGGTAAAGAAATTGTAAGAACTTGGCTTTGGTATAGTTTATTAAGAGTTTATCAATTAACAAATAAACCTGCTTTTAAAGAAATTTGGATTTCAGGCTTAATGATGGATGAAAAAGGAGAAAAAATGTCAAAAAGTAAAGGGAATATTATAGACCCTAATCCATTATTTAAAAAATATGGTGCTTCTGCTATAAGATTATGGGGAGCAGGTGAAGCATCATTAGGAAGTGATTTAAGATTTTCAGAAGAAAGGATTAAAGCTGCTTCAAAATTTATACAAAAAATATGGAATATTGCTAGATTTATTTCTCAATTTCCAATTCCAGAAAAAGAATATAAAATAAATAGTACAGATAAATGGATTCTTGCTGAATTATCCAATTTTATAAGAAAAATTAGTGATGCTTATGAAAAATATGATTTTCAACCAGTTGTTTATGAAGCAAGATCATTTATATGGCATATTTTTGCAGATCATTATTTGGAAATTGTTAAAAAAAGAGCTTATAATAGAAATAAAGAATTTCCATTAGAATTTCAAAAAGGATCTTGGTATACTATGCATACAATTCTAAAAAATATATTACTTACATTAGCTCCTATAGAACCTTTTTCAACTGATGCTATTTGGCGTGTATTATATAGTAAAAGTGAAAGTATTCATATTAATAAATTTCCAGAAATAGATCCTTCATGGGAAAGTGATTTATTAAAATTAACTCAATTAATAATTAATTTTAACTCTACTATATGGAAATATAAAAAGGAAATAAATGTGCCACTTCCAACACCTATTGAAGAAATTTATATTTCTGAATCTTTAGAAAAAATATTACCTAAAGATTTATTTGAAGAAATTATTAAAACACACAATATTAAAAAAATCTCCTTTGGTATTCCTAAAGAAATTGAAAAATATGCCAGCTATCAATTCAAATCTTCTATAAATGGGAAAGAAATGATTTTTGAATTATTTTTTATTAAATAA